Proteins from one Ranitomeya variabilis isolate aRanVar5 chromosome 1, aRanVar5.hap1, whole genome shotgun sequence genomic window:
- the LOC143765278 gene encoding uncharacterized protein LOC143765278: MGTRMDSQLGKIKTGTHKTSGVPRSSSKLGKSDILPTRRQEAEDHPKGHGRKESSKLKFKRRNVSAGIFDGMYISSKMGSSSYPDAPIRSSSSRKRSSRCAKQKVQSINRHSSRSDMVAQPGAFVRRSSLEDHSGQRSYDGCQSIRLGSPYGRQSDPRTVVDSRIPEILKPKRAYCSQASSSLLPTIPEELACTNTDRQYDCGVLHQSSGRDKITIPDDYYSSDIESGRESSTIPVGSSYKRRVQYTGGLPQSPFPSSGRMGLRPTHIRSHSQSVGSTNNRSICYQREQKNQEVCITTDGRPTIHTGFPSRPLGLPAGVCLSPYVSTSDSSQEDPGGRSQSNFNCSLLAQEALVFSPKNNVGDRSLGVASGSGTPFSGSISSSKFGDSSLNGLELERELLRERGFSSALIATLLKSRKEVTTKIYTKIWKKFLMFHQQPLGDKAPISAILEFLQKGWELGLAVNTLRVHVSALGALYNSDIAGNRWVARFIRACQRSNPIHIVRIPPWDLNLVLDALTEPPFEPLDSISIKNLTLKTALLLALTSARRVSDIHALSVDPPYLMILQDKIVLKPDPAYLPKVATKFHRTQEIYLPSFYENPASEEERKYHSLDVKRAILEYLDRTQSWRQSRALFISFQNQKKGSGVTKSSIARWIREAIWLAYSAKGVTPPEGIRAHSTRAMATSWAEKADVPIEMICKAATWSSPSTFYKHYRLDLSANASLQFGRSVLSAVVPPS, translated from the exons atgg GCACTCGGATGGATAGTCAACTGGGAAAAATCAAAACTGGAACCCACAAGACATCAGGTGTTCCTAGGAGTTCTTCTAAACTCGGAAAATCAgacatccttcctaccagaagacaaGAAGCTGAAGATCATCCAAAGGGTCACGGCCGTAAAgaaagctccaaacttaagtttaagagacgcaatgtctctgctGGGATCTTTGACGGCATGTATAtcagcagtaagatgggctcaagcTCATACCCGGATGCTCCAATACGAAGTTCTTCAAGCAGAAAGAGATCTTCACGGTGCGCTAAGCAAAAAGTTCAGTCTATCAACCGCCACTCTTCACGATCTGACATGGTGGCTCAACCTGGCGCATTTGTCAGAAGGAGTTCTCTGGAAGATCACTCCGGACAACGTAGTTACGACGGATGCCAGTccattcggttggggagcccatacgGGAGACAGTCTGACCCAAGGACGGTGGTCGACTCAAGAATCCCAGAgatcctcaaacctaagagagcttaCTGCAGTCAGGCAagctcttctttgcttcctaccaTCCCTGAGGAACTCGCATGTACAAatacagacagacaatatgactgtggtgtcctacatcaatcatcagggagggacaagatCACGATCCCTGATGATTACTACAGCTCAGATATTGAGTCTGGCCGAGAATCATCTACGATccctgtcggcagttcatataagaGGAGAGTTCAATATACaggcggactacctcagtcgccattcccttcgtcagggagaatGGGCCTTAGACCAACACATATTCGGTCACATAGTCAATCTGTGGGGTCTACCAACAATAGATCTATTTGCTACCAGAGAGAACAGAAAAATCAGGAGGTTTGCATCACTACAGATGGCAGACCAACCATTCATACTGGATTCCCTTCGCGTCCGTTGGGACTTCCAGCTGGCGTATGCCTTTCCCCCTATGTGTCTacttccgatagttctcaggaagatccgggaggaaggagccagagtaattttaattgctcccttctggcccaggaggccttggttttctctcctaaAAACAATGTCggtgaccgatccctgggtgttgccagtggttccggaactcctttctcagggtccatttcgtcatccaaatttggagactcttcacttaacggcttggaacttgagagggagcttctaagGGAGAGGGGGTTCTCTAGTGCCTTAATAGCTACCTTATTAAAAAGCAGGAAGGAGGTCACTACAAAAATCTATACAAAGATATGGAAAAAATTTCTTATGTTTCATCAGCAACCGTTAGGAGATAAGGCTCCAATTTCAGCTATTTTAGAGTTTCTCCAGAAGGGCTGGGAATTAGGTTTAGCAGTGAACACTCTAAGAGTTCATGTTTCAGCCTTGGGAGCTCTATATAAcagtgatatagctggtaatagatgggttgctagatttattagggcatgtcagcgttctaacccaatccatattgtaagaattcccccttgggatctaaatttagtgcttgACGCATTGACCGAACCTCCCTTCGAGCCTCTAGACTCTATTTCAATAAAGAACCTAACTTTGAAAACAGCACTACTCTTAGCATTAACATCAGCCAGGAGAGTCAGTGATATACATGCTCTATCTGTAGATCCTCCTTACCTAATGATTCTccaggataagattgtcttaaagcctgatcctgcatacttgccgaaggtagcaactaaatttcatagaactcaggagatttatttaccatctttctatgaaaatccagcttcagaagaggagaggaaatatcattccctagatgttaagagggcaatattagaatatctggataggacacaaagctggagacagagtagggctctgtttatttctttccagaatcagaaaaagggttctggtgtcacgaagagctctatcgccagatggattagagaagctaTATGGCTTGCCTATTCAGCCaagggagtaacaccaccagaaggcatcagggcgcactccactcgggccatggctacatcctgggcggagaaggcagatgtccctattgaaatgatatgtaaggcggcaacgtggtcatcaccttcaaccttttataaacactatcgccttgatctatcagCTAACGCTAGCTTACAATTTGGCCGTTCAGtgcttagtgctgtagtccctcccagttaa